In a genomic window of Roseimicrobium gellanilyticum:
- a CDS encoding DUF4129 domain-containing protein: MPKASTRDHRDLFTLVEEGTHLLRRAPASLWLVYYLGSIPFVIYLFYFWSDMSRSGFAEGRLLESSLLLALLYAFMKIMQAWFCDGLMGMVQGREQRDRMPLRGWLRLIASQMWVHATAPWVLVASLLSMLPLPWTYAFYHNVTVLAVDHFRRGGRHRALLAQAMSQTQWQFMQQISLLALLQVSALLVYLNIVIGIVMVMVLAKSLSGTDNLISLTQGGLIMSTPVQALIISLAYLVMNPVIKSIYVLRCFYGAARRSGADLDVRLRSVRTAGGALAALVLLMGSGTLHGAGAEHKPTLPERAPTVSSERLDRSIQDTLQQSEFEWRMPRENMKGDREDSFLGNIMRGFTDWLNASLEDIGKALGDFMDWLFGGKEQDDGIGSGGDAASAAGGMWVGFMPYLLLALGVVLLLALGWMLFRHWRQTRKTEVVDSIAVPEINLENENIVATQLPENEWLRLAREKIEAGDYRLALRALFLATLAHLGDKRLLHISRTKSNGDYVQELGWRAKGRSDLNESFHQQVRTFDRVWYGWHEVSPDLMTRFQEQHERITTHAT; the protein is encoded by the coding sequence ATGCCCAAGGCCAGCACGCGCGATCACCGGGACCTCTTCACACTCGTGGAGGAGGGGACCCATCTGCTGCGCCGCGCGCCTGCGTCCCTGTGGCTGGTTTATTACCTGGGGAGCATCCCCTTCGTGATCTACCTTTTCTATTTCTGGAGTGACATGTCGCGCTCCGGATTTGCAGAAGGGCGGCTGCTGGAGTCCTCCCTGCTCCTCGCGCTCCTGTACGCCTTCATGAAGATCATGCAGGCGTGGTTCTGCGATGGCCTGATGGGCATGGTGCAGGGGCGCGAGCAACGGGACCGCATGCCGTTGCGCGGGTGGCTTCGATTGATCGCCTCGCAGATGTGGGTGCATGCCACGGCTCCGTGGGTGCTGGTGGCATCCCTGCTCTCCATGCTGCCGCTGCCGTGGACCTATGCGTTCTACCACAATGTCACCGTGCTGGCCGTGGACCATTTCCGCCGTGGCGGTCGGCACAGGGCGCTGCTGGCACAGGCCATGAGCCAGACCCAGTGGCAGTTCATGCAGCAGATCTCGCTGCTCGCGCTGCTGCAGGTGTCTGCCTTGCTGGTGTATCTCAACATCGTGATCGGCATTGTCATGGTCATGGTCCTTGCCAAGTCTCTCTCAGGTACGGACAACCTCATCAGCCTTACCCAGGGGGGTCTCATCATGAGCACGCCGGTGCAGGCTCTCATCATCAGCCTGGCCTATCTGGTCATGAACCCGGTGATCAAGTCCATCTATGTGCTGCGCTGTTTCTACGGTGCGGCCCGGCGCTCGGGGGCGGATCTGGATGTGCGGCTGCGCTCCGTCCGCACGGCCGGTGGCGCGCTGGCCGCCCTGGTGTTGTTGATGGGCAGCGGCACGCTTCATGGAGCGGGTGCAGAACACAAACCGACGCTCCCCGAGCGGGCGCCCACGGTGTCCAGCGAGCGATTGGACCGCTCTATCCAGGATACCCTGCAGCAGAGTGAGTTTGAATGGCGCATGCCACGCGAGAACATGAAAGGTGACCGGGAAGATTCCTTCCTCGGAAACATCATGCGCGGTTTCACCGACTGGCTGAATGCCTCACTGGAGGACATCGGCAAGGCCCTGGGAGATTTCATGGACTGGCTCTTCGGTGGCAAGGAGCAGGATGATGGCATCGGCAGTGGTGGAGATGCAGCCAGTGCCGCTGGCGGCATGTGGGTGGGATTCATGCCCTACCTGCTGCTCGCGCTGGGTGTGGTGCTTCTCCTGGCACTGGGCTGGATGCTGTTCCGCCACTGGCGGCAGACCCGCAAAACGGAGGTGGTGGACAGCATTGCCGTGCCGGAGATCAACCTTGAGAACGAGAACATTGTGGCCACACAGCTTCCCGAGAATGAATGGCTGCGTCTGGCCCGGGAGAAGATCGAAGCTGGGGACTATCGCCTGGCCCTGCGCGCGCTCTTCCTCGCCACCTTGGCGCATCTGGGGGATAAGAGGCTGCTGCACATCTCCCGCACCAAGTCGAACGGGGACTATGTGCAGGAGCTTGGCTGGCGGGCCAAGGGGCGTTCCGATCTCAATGAGAGCTTTCACCAGCAGGTGCGCACCTTTGACCGGGTGTGGTATGGCTGGCACGAGGTGTCACCGGATCTGATGACGCGCTTCCAGGAGCAACACGAACGCATCACCACCCATGCGACGTAG
- a CDS encoding B-box zinc finger protein → MSAAAPTFQQAHCLNHPRREAAARCTSCGQPFCRECVTEFDGRMVCGSCHRAKLLVKEKPKRDWFLVSVPLQLLLGVALLWVTSWFLGKVLLSTPSEFHEGAMWQRFGF, encoded by the coding sequence ATGTCCGCCGCCGCCCCCACTTTCCAGCAAGCGCATTGCCTCAATCATCCACGACGTGAGGCTGCGGCGCGCTGCACCTCCTGCGGCCAGCCATTCTGTCGTGAGTGCGTCACGGAGTTTGATGGACGCATGGTGTGCGGCTCCTGCCATCGCGCCAAACTTCTGGTGAAGGAGAAGCCCAAACGTGACTGGTTTCTCGTCAGTGTACCGTTGCAGCTTCTGCTGGGAGTGGCGCTGCTGTGGGTCACATCCTGGTTTCTGGGCAAGGTGTTGCTGAGCACGCCTTCCGAGTTTCACGAAGGTGCGATGTGGCAGCGATTCGGATTCTAG
- a CDS encoding RDD family protein — protein sequence MNWFYAENGQQRGPVSDSDLAALAENGSLKGDTLLWREGLPDWQPVNRVRPDLIAAAGTPLLGGVAVPEQNKDLLVQQMREGVIGELTAPGSLRYVGFWWRLLSWIIDYIIMLVAQQVIQMVAFVLIAAMGAAMGGGNGSEIFTAVAMLGVMAFALALNAWYHTWMVSRFGGTLGKMALGFKVVTMDGRSLSWPRSLARWAVSGVLNHIIWLIIMVVPMLLILFIGLGGFQGLNNMEQSPAFVFWVIGMVVAFFVGLIGGGFPWWMAGLDKEKRALHDRICATRVVWK from the coding sequence ATGAACTGGTTTTACGCGGAGAACGGTCAGCAAAGGGGTCCCGTATCGGACTCAGACTTGGCAGCGCTGGCTGAAAACGGTTCCCTGAAGGGGGACACCCTGCTTTGGCGGGAGGGCCTGCCGGACTGGCAGCCCGTGAACCGTGTGCGTCCCGATCTTATTGCCGCCGCAGGCACACCGCTCCTCGGTGGGGTGGCCGTGCCGGAGCAAAACAAGGACCTGCTCGTGCAGCAGATGCGTGAGGGGGTGATCGGTGAACTCACCGCTCCCGGTTCCCTCCGCTATGTAGGTTTCTGGTGGCGTCTGCTGTCGTGGATTATCGACTACATCATCATGCTCGTGGCCCAGCAGGTGATTCAGATGGTGGCGTTCGTGTTGATAGCCGCGATGGGAGCGGCCATGGGTGGGGGGAATGGCAGTGAGATTTTCACCGCCGTGGCCATGCTGGGGGTGATGGCCTTCGCCCTGGCGTTGAATGCCTGGTACCACACCTGGATGGTGAGCCGCTTTGGCGGCACACTGGGGAAAATGGCGCTTGGCTTCAAGGTGGTGACCATGGACGGGCGTTCCCTTTCCTGGCCCCGTTCGCTGGCCCGCTGGGCAGTCAGCGGTGTGTTGAATCACATCATCTGGCTGATCATCATGGTAGTGCCCATGCTGCTCATTCTGTTTATAGGCCTAGGTGGTTTCCAGGGGCTGAATAATATGGAACAGAGCCCTGCCTTTGTGTTCTGGGTGATTGGCATGGTGGTGGCGTTTTTTGTCGGGCTCATCGGCGGCGGTTTCCCATGGTGGATGGCTGGCCTGGACAAAGAAAAGCGTGCCTTGCATGACCGCATCTGTGCCACCCGGGTGGTTTGGAAATAG
- a CDS encoding EVE domain-containing protein, translated as MRYWLLKTEPDVFSFDDLKKRAKKTEPWNGVRNYQVRNMMRDDMKVGDLGFIYHSSCEVPGVAGVVRISSEARPDPTQFDPESEYYDKGSKKEDPRWLLIDVTWEADFKDFVTLTALRDEPRLADLITLRRGNRLSVTPVEKKHFDIICKMGGAKLK; from the coding sequence ATGCGCTACTGGCTACTCAAAACCGAACCGGACGTTTTCTCTTTTGACGATTTGAAGAAGCGCGCCAAAAAAACTGAGCCTTGGAATGGGGTGCGGAACTATCAGGTGCGCAACATGATGCGGGATGACATGAAGGTGGGCGACTTGGGGTTCATCTATCATTCCAGTTGTGAAGTGCCGGGCGTCGCCGGTGTGGTGCGTATCTCCAGCGAGGCGCGCCCCGACCCGACCCAGTTCGATCCCGAGAGCGAGTACTATGACAAGGGCAGCAAGAAGGAAGACCCGCGCTGGCTGCTCATCGACGTGACTTGGGAGGCTGACTTCAAGGATTTCGTAACGCTTACCGCCCTGCGCGATGAGCCCCGGCTCGCAGACCTCATCACCCTGCGTCGTGGCAACCGGCTTTCCGTCACGCCCGTCGAGAAGAAACACTTCGACATCATCTGCAAGATGGGCGGCGCCAAGCTGAAGTAA
- a CDS encoding GDSL-type esterase/lipase family protein, with protein MRQANFTILLLACLVASHAHSQAPTALPNRAADRPQAILEPGWLRRVGTQQGTLTNQPCRVCFIGDSLTELWEHTGKADWDLHFAPLKAANLGLTADRTEHILERIRRLEFRRAKPDLVVLMMGTNNLGMDPPDKPEEVFRGIQKGVAMIQTKMPQAKTLLLTIPPSGTEPKSALRQRIQETNKLLTGANWPDDVRVLPVYEAMVDEADRWRADCTLDGTHFSASGYARLAALLSPAVNEMLGATAAAAPAR; from the coding sequence ATGCGCCAAGCGAATTTCACGATCTTGCTTCTCGCGTGTCTGGTGGCGTCTCACGCTCACAGTCAGGCACCCACAGCGCTGCCCAACCGCGCCGCGGATCGTCCACAAGCCATCCTGGAACCTGGCTGGCTGCGCCGCGTCGGCACGCAACAAGGCACCCTGACCAACCAGCCCTGCCGGGTCTGTTTCATTGGCGATTCCCTGACGGAACTCTGGGAGCACACGGGAAAGGCCGACTGGGATCTGCATTTCGCTCCACTCAAGGCTGCCAACCTCGGTCTCACCGCTGACCGCACGGAACACATCCTGGAGCGCATCCGCCGTCTCGAGTTCCGCCGGGCGAAGCCGGACCTGGTGGTGCTGATGATGGGCACGAACAACCTGGGCATGGACCCTCCGGACAAACCCGAGGAGGTGTTCCGTGGCATCCAGAAAGGGGTGGCAATGATTCAAACCAAGATGCCGCAGGCGAAGACCCTGCTCCTCACGATCCCTCCCAGCGGGACGGAACCCAAGAGCGCTCTGCGCCAGCGCATCCAGGAAACAAACAAGCTCCTGACCGGGGCCAATTGGCCCGATGATGTGCGGGTACTCCCTGTGTATGAGGCGATGGTGGATGAAGCAGACCGCTGGCGGGCAGATTGCACGCTGGATGGCACCCACTTCAGCGCGAGTGGCTATGCCCGGCTGGCCGCCCTGCTTTCACCAGCGGTGAATGAAATGCTGGGAGCGACGGCTGCCGCGGCACCTGCACGATAG
- a CDS encoding DUF1592 domain-containing protein: MLRALCLTTLSLPCLLHAAPPKPAVDAFFGQNCTECHDADVKKGGLDLTAISWNPEARENFDLWVKIFDKVRKDEMPPKKSERPEAKALTEFLASVSKPLRDLSAQQQTTNGRTVLRRLNRNEYERTVQDLLGIDIPLANLLPEDTPAHGFDTVAEGLRISQLQLEKYLEAADEALEAAMSPKERPELIKGHYSYKDEGSIKKNLELPDEPPTDPKKKYSRSRQVFRLLPDGVAMFTDADYMLGLGQFRVRRGGTFRIKVSAQAYQSAGKDINLRLYANNFRTKRLVAQFDFPEDKPRIAEFTARIDNGEHLLFTPSKVGYDEDGKRLNDYDTTKDFKGRGLNVQWVEVEGPLESQVWPPASVVKLFGAENVKTVDNSKQKKPETYEVKPADPQAEVKKVIESFAARAYRRPLEAGEVDDFVKMAQESLTKGESFSYAAQLGIRGVLTSTPFILFSEAPGKLDDYALAARLSYFLWSTMPDDELLKLAAAKQLSQPATLRAQVERMLKDKRSNDFVTNFTGQWLDLRSIDATSPDANLYPEFDEMLKRAMVTETESFFREVLVKNLPVTSFIQSDFAMLNSRIAEHYGIDGVRGEQFQRVSLPADSVRGGVLTQASILKITANGTVTSPVLRGAWVMKRLLGDPPAPPPPGVGSVEPDTRGATTIRELLDKHRHAESCMGCHNKIDPAGFALESFDVIGGVRDRYRSKDKGERPATKIENRGVWQYKLALPVDTTGQLPDGRAFTGIRDFKKLILDKPADLQRCIAEKLLTYATGAGITFADRSAVADIVQKTNQQGGGLRTLVTEVVLSSTFQNK, translated from the coding sequence ATGCTCCGCGCCCTCTGCCTCACCACCCTGAGCCTTCCCTGCCTGCTCCATGCCGCCCCGCCCAAACCGGCGGTGGATGCCTTCTTTGGCCAGAACTGCACGGAATGTCATGACGCCGATGTGAAGAAAGGTGGGCTCGATCTCACCGCGATTTCCTGGAATCCCGAAGCGCGGGAGAACTTCGACCTGTGGGTGAAGATTTTCGACAAGGTGCGCAAAGATGAAATGCCTCCGAAGAAGAGCGAGCGCCCTGAGGCGAAGGCGCTGACCGAGTTTCTCGCTTCCGTATCAAAGCCTCTGCGTGACCTGAGCGCTCAACAACAGACCACGAACGGCCGCACGGTGCTGCGCCGCCTCAATCGCAACGAGTACGAGCGCACGGTACAGGACTTGCTGGGCATCGACATTCCGCTGGCAAACCTGTTGCCGGAAGACACGCCTGCCCATGGCTTCGACACGGTGGCAGAAGGCCTGCGCATTTCGCAACTCCAACTGGAGAAGTACCTCGAAGCTGCCGATGAAGCCCTGGAAGCGGCAATGTCACCCAAGGAGCGTCCCGAGCTCATCAAAGGACACTACAGCTACAAGGACGAGGGCAGCATCAAGAAGAACCTGGAACTGCCGGACGAACCGCCCACGGATCCGAAGAAGAAGTACAGCCGCTCGCGCCAGGTGTTCCGTCTGCTGCCAGATGGCGTGGCCATGTTCACGGATGCGGACTACATGCTGGGTCTGGGGCAGTTCCGCGTGCGCCGTGGCGGCACGTTCCGCATCAAGGTTTCCGCCCAAGCTTACCAGAGCGCGGGCAAGGACATCAACCTTCGCCTTTACGCAAACAACTTCCGCACGAAGCGGCTGGTGGCGCAGTTTGACTTCCCTGAGGACAAGCCCCGTATCGCGGAATTCACCGCGCGCATCGACAACGGTGAGCACCTGCTCTTCACGCCTTCCAAAGTCGGCTACGATGAAGACGGCAAGCGCCTGAACGACTACGACACCACGAAGGATTTCAAGGGGCGCGGACTCAATGTGCAGTGGGTGGAAGTGGAAGGCCCACTGGAATCCCAAGTGTGGCCACCTGCCTCGGTGGTGAAGCTTTTCGGTGCGGAGAACGTGAAGACGGTCGACAACTCGAAGCAGAAGAAGCCGGAGACCTATGAGGTGAAGCCGGCGGACCCGCAGGCCGAGGTGAAGAAGGTCATCGAGTCCTTCGCCGCGCGTGCCTATCGCCGCCCGCTGGAAGCAGGCGAGGTGGATGACTTCGTGAAGATGGCCCAGGAGTCCCTCACCAAGGGTGAAAGCTTCTCCTACGCCGCCCAGCTTGGGATTCGTGGGGTGCTGACCTCCACACCGTTCATCCTTTTCAGCGAAGCGCCTGGCAAACTGGACGACTACGCACTGGCTGCGCGGCTCTCCTACTTCCTGTGGAGCACGATGCCCGATGACGAGCTGCTCAAGCTCGCCGCCGCAAAGCAACTCTCCCAGCCTGCCACCCTGCGCGCCCAGGTGGAGCGCATGCTGAAAGACAAACGTTCCAATGACTTCGTGACGAACTTCACCGGCCAATGGCTCGATCTGCGCAGCATCGACGCCACTTCGCCAGACGCGAATCTGTATCCCGAGTTCGACGAAATGCTGAAGCGCGCCATGGTCACCGAGACGGAGTCCTTCTTCCGCGAAGTGCTGGTCAAAAACCTCCCAGTGACGAGTTTCATCCAGTCGGACTTCGCCATGCTGAACTCGCGCATCGCCGAGCACTATGGCATCGATGGCGTGCGTGGTGAGCAATTCCAGCGCGTGAGCCTTCCCGCGGACAGCGTTCGCGGCGGGGTGCTCACCCAGGCAAGCATCCTGAAAATCACCGCGAACGGCACCGTGACCTCCCCCGTGCTACGCGGCGCATGGGTCATGAAGCGTCTCCTCGGCGATCCTCCCGCACCACCTCCGCCCGGCGTAGGCAGCGTGGAACCGGACACGCGTGGCGCGACCACCATCCGTGAGCTGCTGGACAAACACCGCCACGCGGAGTCCTGCATGGGGTGCCACAACAAGATCGACCCGGCGGGCTTTGCCCTGGAGTCCTTTGATGTCATCGGCGGCGTGCGTGATCGCTACCGCAGCAAGGACAAAGGCGAGCGTCCCGCCACGAAGATCGAGAACCGCGGCGTGTGGCAGTACAAGCTGGCCCTCCCTGTGGACACCACCGGGCAACTTCCCGACGGACGCGCCTTTACCGGCATCCGCGACTTCAAGAAACTCATCCTGGACAAGCCAGCAGACCTCCAACGCTGCATTGCCGAGAAACTCCTCACCTACGCCACCGGTGCGGGCATCACCTTCGCGGATCGATCTGCCGTTGCAGACATCGTGCAGAAAACGAATCAACAGGGCGGCGGTCTGCGCACCCTCGTGACAGAAGTGGTGCTGAGTAGCACGTTTCAGAACAAGTAG
- a CDS encoding DUF1552 domain-containing protein produces MTAPTQLSRRAFLRGSGISLALPFLDAMWSRSMLAADAPPPKRLVTVCSALGVYGPDFFPTAAGRDYALTPYLDILKEHRDDFTVFSGLSHPEQSGRDGHASEMTWLTSARHPGLGGFRNTISIDQYVAEKIGFETRFPSLVLNTGGNNSQSYTRSGVMIPAEARPSKVFASLFLDGSPNEVHNQMRKLKEGRSIMDAVREQAKRFEKRVGNADREKLDEYYTSVREMEQRLVKAGDWVHKPKPKVDVQPLKDIENEKDLIGRINLMFQLVPLALQTDSTRLITILIQGRGDVPEIPGVSMDHHNLSHHGQDPQKIEQLRLVERAEMGALNGLFTALKAKKEGSSSLMDNTMVLFGSNLGNANSHDWHNLPTLLAGGGFKHGQHIAMDTKNNTPLCNLFVPMLQKLGMETDTFGTSSASSLAGFA; encoded by the coding sequence ATGACCGCGCCTACCCAGCTCTCCCGCCGCGCTTTCCTTCGCGGTTCCGGCATCTCGCTCGCGTTGCCTTTTCTGGATGCCATGTGGTCGCGGTCCATGCTCGCTGCGGACGCGCCTCCGCCGAAGCGCCTGGTCACGGTGTGTTCCGCATTGGGTGTCTACGGTCCGGATTTCTTCCCCACGGCTGCTGGTCGCGACTATGCGCTGACCCCGTATCTCGACATCCTGAAGGAGCACCGGGATGACTTCACGGTCTTCTCCGGTCTCTCCCACCCGGAGCAGAGCGGACGCGACGGTCACGCCTCCGAGATGACCTGGCTCACGAGCGCGCGCCACCCCGGCCTCGGTGGCTTCCGCAACACCATCTCCATCGACCAGTACGTCGCGGAGAAGATTGGCTTCGAGACGCGCTTCCCCTCGCTCGTGCTGAACACGGGCGGCAACAACAGCCAGAGCTACACCCGCAGCGGCGTGATGATTCCAGCGGAAGCACGCCCTTCCAAAGTCTTTGCCTCCCTCTTCCTCGATGGCTCACCCAATGAGGTGCACAACCAGATGCGCAAGCTCAAGGAAGGCCGTAGCATCATGGACGCCGTGCGTGAGCAGGCGAAGCGCTTCGAAAAACGCGTGGGCAACGCCGATCGTGAGAAGCTGGACGAGTACTACACCTCCGTGCGCGAGATGGAGCAGCGCCTTGTGAAAGCGGGCGACTGGGTGCACAAGCCCAAACCCAAGGTGGACGTGCAGCCCCTGAAAGACATCGAGAACGAGAAGGATCTCATTGGCCGCATCAACCTGATGTTCCAACTCGTTCCTCTGGCGCTGCAGACGGACAGCACCCGCCTCATCACGATCCTGATTCAAGGCCGCGGTGATGTGCCGGAGATTCCCGGAGTGAGCATGGACCACCATAACCTCTCCCACCACGGTCAGGACCCGCAGAAGATCGAGCAGCTCCGCCTCGTGGAGCGTGCGGAAATGGGCGCGCTCAATGGCCTCTTCACTGCGCTCAAGGCAAAGAAGGAAGGCTCGTCCTCACTGATGGACAACACCATGGTCCTCTTCGGAAGCAACCTGGGCAACGCCAACTCCCACGACTGGCACAACCTGCCCACCCTGCTCGCCGGCGGCGGATTCAAGCATGGCCAGCACATCGCCATGGACACGAAGAACAACACCCCGCTGTGCAACCTCTTCGTCCCGATGCTGCAAAAGCTGGGCATGGAGACCGACACCTTCGGCACCAGCAGTGCCTCCAGCCTGGCTGGTTTTGCCTGA
- a CDS encoding redox-sensing transcriptional repressor Rex translates to MPKPEIPRKTVYRFSIYQRCLNRLKDNHIETVSSEALAKAAGVKSTQLRKDLTHLGQFGTRGLGYNVGGLSAAIGEVLGRSRLQPVILVGVGNLGAALLRYGGFQKEGFEIVAAFDSKPDPRRVKGLKTQLLDASGLTSFIREHQIKMAILTVPGTHAQEVVNAMVEAGIQAVLNFSPVVLEVPRNVVVNNVDLAVELENLSYFIR, encoded by the coding sequence GTGCCCAAGCCCGAAATCCCTCGCAAAACCGTCTACCGATTTTCCATCTATCAGCGCTGCCTTAACCGCTTGAAGGACAATCACATCGAGACCGTCTCCTCTGAGGCGCTGGCGAAGGCTGCCGGTGTGAAATCCACCCAGCTCCGCAAGGATCTCACGCATTTGGGACAATTCGGCACCCGCGGCTTGGGGTACAATGTGGGCGGTTTGAGCGCAGCCATCGGCGAAGTTCTGGGCCGCTCCCGACTGCAGCCGGTCATCCTCGTGGGGGTGGGAAACCTTGGCGCCGCTCTCTTGCGCTACGGCGGCTTCCAAAAGGAGGGCTTCGAAATCGTGGCCGCCTTCGATTCCAAACCGGATCCCCGTCGTGTGAAAGGGCTCAAAACCCAGCTTCTCGACGCCTCCGGCCTGACGAGTTTCATCCGCGAGCATCAAATCAAGATGGCCATCCTCACCGTGCCCGGCACACACGCGCAGGAAGTCGTCAACGCCATGGTCGAAGCCGGCATCCAAGCCGTGCTGAACTTCTCCCCCGTGGTGCTCGAAGTGCCGCGGAACGTGGTGGTGAACAATGTGGACCTCGCGGTGGAGCTGGAGAACCTTAGTTATTTCATCCGGTGA
- a CDS encoding prenyltransferase/squalene oxidase repeat-containing protein codes for MSAAPTSSSKVSLFELDAAIASTRSYLLSLRNAQGHWEGYLSSSALSTATAIVALRQVDAAKHELVIARGAAWLVKNQNEDGGWGDTTLSKSNLSTTLLCWSALRMFDGQSDIANEGVAIDRANHWIASQVGSLDPEDITEAVVARYGKDKTFSVPILMLCAICGTLGEDHEAWSKVLPLPFELAALPRSWFGAVGLPVVSYALPALIAIGHARFVHAPPGKWNPLRLIRGALWGRIYPMLKTLQPSSGGYLEATPLTSFVTMALASSGDKDHPCVPAAVEFLLKSEREDGSWPIDTNLATWGTTLATKALLGGDSEGEAEQETERATLRKELRPVREWLLKQQYREVHPFTNAAPGGWAWTDLPGGVPDADDTSGAVVALAYLCETDEERREALPAAEAGITWLLDLQNRDGGMPTFCRGWGTLPFDRSTPEIMAHALRGWAAWEPYVNEALRERMRGAKTRALAYLSKMRWRVWKSGTGYVSPYGDQVMLKTKQRLRLGSLHWWQPLWFGNEHTPVENNPVFGTALVLMGLLHADLTLEGGSVWGVPSISLQMHLRWLVEQQGDDGGWGGDKGVVPSVEETSVVVHVLSLTLQRMGATWEHEVRANALGAVERGVTWLLKKTRNGAEFPSAPIGLYFARLWYHEMIYPVVWSLGALRAAREVLSRV; via the coding sequence TTGTCTGCTGCCCCCACATCGTCATCGAAGGTTTCCCTATTTGAATTGGATGCTGCCATCGCCAGCACCCGCTCGTATTTGCTCTCGTTGCGCAATGCGCAGGGACATTGGGAGGGGTATCTCTCCAGCAGTGCGCTTTCCACGGCCACGGCGATTGTGGCGCTTCGTCAGGTGGATGCTGCCAAGCACGAGTTAGTCATCGCACGTGGCGCGGCCTGGCTGGTGAAGAACCAGAATGAAGACGGCGGCTGGGGAGACACGACCCTCAGCAAGAGCAATCTCTCCACCACGCTGCTGTGCTGGAGCGCGCTGAGGATGTTCGATGGTCAGAGCGATATTGCGAACGAGGGCGTGGCCATCGATCGCGCGAACCACTGGATCGCCTCGCAAGTGGGTTCACTGGATCCGGAGGACATCACAGAGGCGGTGGTGGCGAGGTATGGGAAGGATAAGACCTTCTCGGTGCCCATCCTGATGCTATGCGCGATTTGCGGGACGCTGGGCGAAGATCATGAGGCATGGAGCAAGGTGCTGCCATTGCCGTTTGAGCTGGCAGCCTTGCCTCGTTCGTGGTTTGGCGCGGTGGGCCTGCCGGTGGTGAGTTATGCGCTACCGGCACTGATTGCGATTGGGCATGCGCGCTTTGTGCATGCGCCGCCGGGGAAGTGGAATCCGTTGCGGCTCATCCGCGGCGCGTTGTGGGGGCGCATCTACCCGATGCTGAAGACGCTTCAGCCGAGTTCGGGTGGGTATTTGGAAGCGACGCCGCTCACGAGCTTCGTGACGATGGCCCTTGCGAGTTCGGGGGACAAGGATCATCCCTGTGTGCCTGCGGCGGTGGAGTTTCTTTTGAAGTCGGAGCGCGAGGATGGGAGCTGGCCGATTGATACGAATCTCGCCACTTGGGGCACGACGCTGGCGACGAAGGCGTTGCTGGGTGGAGATTCGGAGGGTGAAGCTGAACAAGAAACGGAACGAGCTACGCTGAGGAAGGAGCTGCGGCCGGTGCGGGAGTGGCTGCTGAAGCAGCAGTATCGCGAGGTGCATCCGTTTACAAATGCTGCCCCTGGCGGTTGGGCTTGGACGGACCTGCCCGGAGGTGTGCCGGATGCGGATGACACCAGCGGCGCGGTCGTGGCGCTGGCGTATCTGTGCGAGACGGACGAGGAACGGCGTGAAGCATTGCCCGCTGCGGAAGCCGGTATCACGTGGTTGCTGGATCTACAGAATCGTGATGGAGGCATGCCCACCTTCTGCCGTGGCTGGGGCACGCTGCCGTTTGATCGCAGCACACCGGAAATCATGGCGCATGCGCTGCGTGGCTGGGCGGCCTGGGAGCCGTATGTGAATGAAGCGCTGCGGGAGAGGATGCGGGGGGCGAAGACGCGCGCGCTGGCCTATCTGTCCAAGATGCGGTGGCGTGTCTGGAAAAGCGGCACGGGATATGTCTCACCCTATGGTGATCAAGTCATGCTCAAAACCAAGCAGCGGCTCCGACTGGGGTCGCTACACTGGTGGCAGCCGCTGTGGTTCGGCAATGAGCACACGCCTGTGGAGAATAATCCCGTCTTTGGCACCGCTTTGGTGCTGATGGGGCTGCTGCATGCGGATCTCACGCTTGAGGGTGGGAGTGTGTGGGGGGTGCCATCGATTTCATTGCAGATGCATCTGCGCTGGCTGGTGGAACAGCAGGGCGATGACGGTGGATGGGGTGGAGACAAAGGTGTGGTGCCCAGCGTGGAGGAGACATCAGTGGTCGTGCACGTGCTGAGCCTGACTCTGCAACGCATGGGAGCCACGTGGGAACATGAAGTAAGGGCAAACGCGCTGGGTGCAGTTGAGCGCGGCGTGACGTGGCTGCTGAAGAAGACACGCAACGGCGCGGAGTTTCCTTCAGCACCGATCGGGTTGTACTTCGCCCGGCTTTGGTATCATGAGATGATATACCCTGTGGTGTGGTCACTGGGAGCGCTCAGGGCAGCGCGTGAGGTTTTGTCGAGGGTCTAG